A stretch of DNA from Fusobacterium sp.:
GCCATATATTGTAATGGAGCTGCTTCTGATGCTGTAGCTGCAACTATAGTTGTATATTCCATAGCTCCTGCATCTTCCAGTTTTTTATATATTTGAGCAACAGTAGATCTTTTTTGTCCAATTGCAACATAAATACACTTTACTCCTGTTCCTTTTTGATTAAGGATAGCATCAATAGCAATAGCTGTTTTTCCTGTCTGTCTGTCTCCAATTATAAGTTCTCTTTGTCCTCTACCAATAGGTACCATTCCATCAATAGATTTAATCCCTGTTTGTAATGGTTCAAATACTGGTTTTCTAGAGATAATACCTGATGCTTTTCTTTCTATTTCCATGTATTTTTCAGCTTTAATTTCACCTTTTCCATCAATTGGTTCTCCTAGAGCATTTACTACCCTTCCTAACAGAGATTCTCCAGCTGGAACAGATACAACTCTTCCTGTTGCCCTTACTTCATCTCCTTCTTTTATCAGAGAGAAGTTTCCAAGTATAACTGCTCCTACATTATCTTCTTCAAGGTTCAATGCCATTCCCATAACTCCATGAGGAAATTCCAACAATTCCCCTGACATTGCACTGCTCAATCCATAAACTCTGGCTATACCATCTCCTACTTCCAGAACAGAACCTGAAGTTTTTATATCAAGACTTTTCTTATAGTTCTCAATTTCATTTTTGATTATGCTGCTTACTTCTTCTGGTCTAATTTTCAACTGATTACACCTCCTGCTTTCCAAGCCTTTCTATTTTTTTCTTAGGAAATTCAACTCTTTACGTATAGACCCATCAGTTACCTGATCTCCTATTTTGATAATACCCCCACCTATGATGGATTTATCTATCTTTATATCAAGGTTGATTTTTTTCTCAGTTTTTTTCATTAATTTTTCTATTAATTTTTTCTTTTGTAGCTCACTTGGTTCAACAGCAAAGGTTGCCTCAACATCAAGTATCTGATTTTTTTCATAGTATATTTTCAGATATTCTGCCACAATATTTCTTATATTCACTATTCTTTTTTTATCAAGAATATAAAATATTATATTTAAAATACCCTCATCAGAATCTTTAAAAATAGAACTTAAAACTTTTTTCTTTTCATCTTCTTCAATAAGAGGATGTGTAATAAAAGTTTTAAATTCACCATCATTTTTATATAATTCCATAAGATCGTTTAATTTTTCATAAATAGGTTTTACTTTGTCAGTAGATTCAGCGATTTCATAGATAGCTTCAGCATATCTTCTTCCTACTTGATTTTCTATCATCTTTCTTCCCCTACCTCTTCTATAAACTCATCTATTAAGGTAGACCCAAGTTTAGGATTTATTTTTTGTTCAATCAGTTTTTCAGCCAATCTCACAGCTAAATCTTTTACCTCATCTTGAAGTTCTTTTCTTACATCTGACTTCATTTTAACAGCTTCAAGTTCAGCATTTTTTACAATCTTATCTCTTTGATCTTTAGCTTCACTTAAGATATTTTCTCTTCTTTCATCTGCTTTATGTTCAGCTGTTTTTAATATTTCATTTGCTTGAAATTTAGCTTTTTTGAGTATTTCTTCAGCTTCTTTTTGAAGTTTCATTGCTGCTTCTTTATTTGCATTAGCTTCATTTAAATCGCTTGTTATTTTTGATTTTCTTGTCTCAAGCATTTTTCCTAAAGGTTTCTTAAAATATTTATTAAATACAAAGACAAGTATAAAAAAGTTGATTATCTGCCAGAACATATTGACATCTATCGATACTACTGGCATAATTGTTGTCGCCAAATTTTCTACCTCCTTTCCAGATGATGATAAATTCCTCTTTTACTTTAAAGAAATTATCCTAACATTCCTATGAAAGGGTTAGCATATAATAATATCAAAGCTATAACTAGAGAGTAAATACCTGTTGATTCTGCAACTGCTTGTCCTAGTATCATTGTAGAGATAATATTTCCTTTTGCTTCTGGCTGTCTAGCTACTGCTTCTACTGCTTTACCTGCTGCATAACCTTCTCCGATTCCTGGTCCTAATCCAGCTATCATTGCACAACCTGCTCCAATTGCTGATGCTGCCAATACTATAGTTTTTGCTAATAACATTTCATTCATAATTTTATTACCTCCTAAAATTCTATTATTTTATCTAATCTGTATACTCTGTATCTCCTAAAGAGCTTTGAATATATACCATACTCAACATGATAAATACAAAACTTTGTACTAATCCCATAAACAAATCAAAGTACAAGTGTAAAGGGGCTGGAACTATTGCTGGTGCTGCCATATATAGAAGCCCCATAATAACTCCTCCTGCAAACATATTTCCAAAAAGTCTGACAGATATGTTTACTGGTTTAGCAAACTCTCCAACTATGTTTAAAGGAAGCATAACTGGTATTGGCTCAGCAAATCCTTTCAAATATCCTCCTAAGCCGTT
This window harbors:
- the atpF gene encoding F0F1 ATP synthase subunit B — protein: MATTIMPVVSIDVNMFWQIINFFILVFVFNKYFKKPLGKMLETRKSKITSDLNEANANKEAAMKLQKEAEEILKKAKFQANEILKTAEHKADERRENILSEAKDQRDKIVKNAELEAVKMKSDVRKELQDEVKDLAVRLAEKLIEQKINPKLGSTLIDEFIEEVGEER
- the atpH gene encoding ATP synthase F1 subunit delta, with the translated sequence MIENQVGRRYAEAIYEIAESTDKVKPIYEKLNDLMELYKNDGEFKTFITHPLIEEDEKKKVLSSIFKDSDEGILNIIFYILDKKRIVNIRNIVAEYLKIYYEKNQILDVEATFAVEPSELQKKKLIEKLMKKTEKKINLDIKIDKSIIGGGIIKIGDQVTDGSIRKELNFLRKK
- the atpE gene encoding ATP synthase F0 subunit C, whose protein sequence is MNEMLLAKTIVLAASAIGAGCAMIAGLGPGIGEGYAAGKAVEAVARQPEAKGNIISTMILGQAVAESTGIYSLVIALILLYANPFIGMLG